A single Candidatus Thalassolituus haligoni DNA region contains:
- a CDS encoding CoA pyrophosphatase, translated as MNQSDLFFRLSGEWQGHQPRRFSRAGLREAAVLVAVTDHPYQPSLLLTRRAADMPTHQGEVAFPGGKRDDTDHDLVATALREAHEEVGLSPEYVQVVGMLDQVVSKYGFLVTPVLAVIPHDVALTADPRELDCLFHVPLAFFDQPPSGYFQRDGIRMPTWIFERFRIWGLTAYITAEMLNRYFAAEIALGTVVPATAEDPEDV; from the coding sequence ATGAATCAATCCGATCTTTTTTTCCGTTTGTCCGGGGAATGGCAAGGCCATCAACCCAGACGTTTTTCCCGTGCCGGTTTGCGCGAAGCCGCCGTGTTGGTGGCAGTTACTGATCATCCGTATCAGCCATCATTGTTACTGACCCGGCGAGCTGCCGATATGCCCACCCATCAGGGTGAGGTCGCCTTTCCAGGCGGCAAACGCGACGATACCGACCATGATCTGGTGGCAACGGCATTACGTGAAGCCCATGAAGAAGTCGGTTTGTCTCCCGAGTATGTTCAGGTGGTGGGCATGCTGGATCAGGTGGTGTCCAAATACGGTTTTCTGGTGACGCCGGTATTGGCGGTGATTCCCCATGATGTGGCGTTAACGGCAGACCCGCGTGAGCTGGATTGCCTGTTTCATGTACCGCTGGCATTTTTTGATCAGCCGCCATCCGGGTATTTCCAGCGGGATGGTATTCGTATGCCGACCTGGATATTTGAACGTTTTCGGATCTGGGGGCTGACGGCCTACATTACTGCGGAGATGCTGAATCGTTATTTTGCCGCTGAGATTGCGCTGGGTACGGTTGTACCCGCTACCGCAGAAGACCCTGAAGACGTGTAA